The genomic window ATCTCTTCCTCCTCGGCCTTCTTGATGAGGATCGCGATGCGAGTCTCGATGTCCGGCGGCTGGATGTCGGCGGTCAGGCCCCACTCGAAGCGATTCCGAAGCCGGTCTTCCAGGTCGGAGATCTCCTTGGGAAAACGATCGGATGTGAGGATGATCTGCTTGTGGCTCTCGTAGAGCGAGTTGAAGGTGTGGAAGAACTCTTCCTGGGTGCGTTCCTTGCCGGCGATGAACTGGATGTCGTCGAGGATGAGCACGTCGATGCTGCGGAAGTGGTTCTTGAACTCGTTCATGCGGTCCCGCCGCAGAGACGAGATGAGGTTGTTCATGAACGATTCGGAGGTTGTGTAGACGACTTTTTGACCAGGGCTCTGCTCCCGCAGGCGGTTTCCCAGGGCATTCACCAAGTGAGTCTTCCCCAGGCCCACGCCGCCGTAGATGAACAGCGGGTTGTAGTGTTCCGCGGGTCTGCTGGCGACCGCGAGGCACGCGGCATGGGCGAACTGGTTGCTGGTGCCGACGACGAAGTTCTCGAAGGTGTAGCGCGGGATCAGCGTCGAGGAGTCCGCCGGTTGGGCGGTGGGTTTGGGTGGAGACGGCGCCTGCTGGGGCACGCGCGACGGATTGACCGAAAGAGCGACCGGTGCGGCCTCGCCGTAGTACGTCTTGAACTCCTCCTTGATGGCGTCGAGGTAGTTCTCGTGGAGCCAGTCGCGGAACAGATTGCTGGGAACCTCGATGGTGATCTCACCGCTCGCGCTTGGGGTAAACGTCAGGGGTTTGATCCATGTCTCGAAATCGTGTAAGCCGAGCCTTTCCTTCAACCGGTCCTGAATCTCACGCGGAAGCTTTTTCATTGTATTCAAGGAGAGTTATGGCGCTAGCGTGACTGTGGTTATCAACAAAATTATCCACAGATGTGGACAACTTTCTGGACAATGGCTCCCGGTTTCAGGCCATAGTAGAACCCGAAACCCCGCCGGAATTCCTCGCGGAGGCGGTGAGTGTTCAGCCCATTTGCCTAATCGGTGTAACCAAAGAAAACCGTCCTTTTAATGGTTTTGTTGGCGCATTGCAATACCAAAAACACACGTCATTTTTTTCTGTAATGTTATCGCCGGAGTCGCCGTATCTTTCGGGTGAGCGGAGACGGGGAAAAGGCGAAGGGCTGGGTCACGGGCGCCCGAAACCGCGCCCGGAGCGAGGCAACGAGGTGTAGTGTGGATAACCGCCCAAGGCCGTCCTCAGCGGATCTTGTCGACCGTTCGCGGCACGTCGTTCCCGGCGGTGTGAACAGCCCGGTGCGGGCGTGGAACGCCGTCGGCGGCGACCCCCTCTACATCGCCCGGGCCCAGGGATCGCGGATCGTTGACCGGGAAGGGCGGCGGTACATCGACTACGTCTGCGCCTGGGGACCGCTCATTCTGGGACATGCGCCGGTGGGGGTGGTGCAGGCGCTCGTGGACGCCGTGCCCGAGGGCACCGGCTTCGGCGCGCCCACCGCCAAGGAGGTGGAGTTGGCGGAACTCGTCTGCGAGCGCATGGGCGGCGTGGAACAGTTGCGTCTGGTGAACTCCGGCACCGAGGCGACCATGAGCGCCATCCGCCTGGCGCGGGGCTACACCGGGCGCAGCAAGGTGCTCAAGTTCGACGGCTGCTACCATGGGCACGTCGACGCCC from Deltaproteobacteria bacterium includes these protein-coding regions:
- the dnaA gene encoding chromosomal replication initiator protein DnaA; this encodes MKKLPREIQDRLKERLGLHDFETWIKPLTFTPSASGEITIEVPSNLFRDWLHENYLDAIKEEFKTYYGEAAPVALSVNPSRVPQQAPSPPKPTAQPADSSTLIPRYTFENFVVGTSNQFAHAACLAVASRPAEHYNPLFIYGGVGLGKTHLVNALGNRLREQSPGQKVVYTTSESFMNNLISSLRRDRMNEFKNHFRSIDVLILDDIQFIAGKERTQEEFFHTFNSLYESHKQIILTSDRFPKEISDLEDRLRNRFEWGLTADIQPPDIETRIAILIKKAEEEEIDLPQEVADFLATHIRSNVRELEGSLTRLGAFASLTNVEITIDLAREALKHTLKENEKHVTVRNIQKAICEHFDVKISDLKSKRRTKNIAVARQVAMYLCRKYTATSYPAIGAEFGGRDHSTVIHASKTIERKATTDPEIKATVERLERQLKS